The genomic window CTTGAGGAGGGGGAGGAGTTTTCGGCAAAGGAGGTGGTCATGCGTATTCGAGGACCGTATTCGGAATTCGGGATTTTTGAAACGCCACTTCTTGGGATACTGGCCCACAGCTCCGGCTGGGCCACGGCCGCCCGGGAGTGCAAAAAAGCAGCAGGGGACAAAACGGTCATCTGTTTTGGTGCCCGCCATGTGCATCCTGCAGTGGCCCCGGTTCTTGAGCGAGCGGCTCTTGTTGGCGGCGTGGATGGTGCAGCATGTATTCTCGGAGCGAAACTCTTCGGCAAGGAACCGGGAGGAACTATTCCTCATGCGGTTATCCTCATCGTAGGCGATACGGTGATCACTGCCAAGGCCTTTGAGGAGATTGTTCCACCACAGTACCCACGCATTATCCTCGTTGATACCTTTAAGGACGAAGCTGAGGAGTCTCTTCGGGTAGCCAAGGTTCTGGGGGAGAGGCTTTCTGGAGTTCGGTTGGATACGCCTGACGAGCGGGGAGGGGTGACTCCAGCACTCGTGGAAGAAGTTCGGGAACGGTTGCGGCAGGCAGGTTTTGCCCATGTGAAAATCGTTGTCTCAGGGGGGTTGAATCCCGAGAAAATCGCCCTTTTGCGGGATAAGGCAGATGTTTTTGGAGTAGGGAGCTACATCAGCAGTTTCCCTCCCATTGACATGACCATGGACATTAAGGAAGTGGCCGGACAAAACGT from Candidatus Caldatribacterium sp. includes these protein-coding regions:
- a CDS encoding nicotinate phosphoribosyltransferase, coding for MQRPWITSLEEVAAFSPGKGRRFYSATHEEIQKGYTTDVYFVTAQEILRHLRLADTIVTAEVFPRRAGVLCGVSEVLNLLAESNVEVWGLEEGEEFSAKEVVMRIRGPYSEFGIFETPLLGILAHSSGWATAARECKKAAGDKTVICFGARHVHPAVAPVLERAALVGGVDGAACILGAKLFGKEPGGTIPHAVILIVGDTVITAKAFEEIVPPQYPRIILVDTFKDEAEESLRVAKVLGERLSGVRLDTPDERGGVTPALVEEVRERLRQAGFAHVKIVVSGGLNPEKIALLRDKADVFGVGSYISSFPPIDMTMDIKEVAGQNVAKRGRIPGLIPNPRLKRLK